In the genome of Phycodurus eques isolate BA_2022a chromosome 22, UOR_Pequ_1.1, whole genome shotgun sequence, the window tccaaaaaaaatcgcagtttttatttatatattttttttttagttaattgGAGACCAAATGTGTTTCCAATTTAATAATTGTGCTTTGACTTCTTGGTCACCTGCATTCACTGAGATGTTTACAGTAAATGCTTTACTCTGGTGCCACCTTGCGGTATAAGGTTAGAGAGTAGACGTGCTGGAAAAACGAACTTCAGCTACAACAAAACGAGATATCAAAGTATTTTAACTACTGTAGTCGCCAAAGTATTCAAATTCGACGACATTTTCCTTGCTTTCCCGTGAGCACGAGTCCGGATATCGATAAACTATGTTTTTAAGCACGTTTCACTTTGCACTCGGTTGTTGAGGAGGGGAATCACAATTAGGAAAGATCAAATCGAATTATATATCGTACAAAGTGAGAAAATATACCTCGGGGTCGAGAAGTAGTGGTGGGGGACTGCGCACCGCCTGCTGCTGTTCAAATAGAGGCAGTGGGAGGGTGAAAACAATCAGTGGGGGGTGCGTTCGAGTCATGACgtaaatgtacaatttaaaataaacaccacgctaaattttaacatgatgTAGTGTAACATACAAATGTCACGTCCTCGCAATAATTACGCTGTGTGTGAGTCTATTGGTGTAAAGATAAACCGTTCAAATGTACGTGGGCTCGTCTAAAATGGAATGGTGAATGGTGAAAAACGAGCTTTGGACGAGTTCTTGAAGGCGGCGTGGCGCTCTACAGGCCAAAGCCGGTAGCGCAGCCGTGGCTCCGCGCTGGGACTGGTCCTTTCGCAGCCATTTTCTGTCCAACCAAACAGCCGTCTCAGGGAGGGAACCAACCAGGGCTTCATTGCAGGTCTGTGTCTGGCTCCGGCCAATGATTGCTAACCGATTCCTCGTTAGCTCGAATGGCAATGTCCGTCGGCCggctcatttttttaaaaaaaattgtcgtcTGCGTGAACGTGAGCCGCTGGTCAGGAAGTATATTCCCGGCGAAACTTGTTTTAATTGCCGGTTAAAACGATTCGGGCCTCCGCCACGTTCTTCTCCGACAAAGAAACAGGGCCGACGCTGTCGCTACCGTGGATGTGAAATGTCCATTTTACGCAATGGAcagcgtgtgtgtggggggtggttTACCTACCGAAGGTAACACAAGGCCGAATTGCCTTTTTTTGAATGATATAATGCTCATTTAAAACAAtgtgttatttttaatcagGCGGGTGGAATTACGCTAGCTACTGTTTTAGGGGTAATGATGGCAAGCTAGTGAGCTAGCCGCTAGTTAGCGGACTTTAGCTACACGCAGTCGTGTTTTTCGCGTCTGTGTGTAGCGCACTACCAGTATTTGCTTTCTTCGTCAACCAAAAATCACATTTCAACCTTTAATTCCACGCCAACGACTTACCGAATGGTGCAATATTCCATGTGGGGTTTCTTGCCAAGGATGCGGTTGGTTGACAAGCATCAAAATAATGTTAATCGGCTACATCTGAATTACATGTAATAATGCTAATAAAAGGGTAATATAACCTTTCAATGAGAGTGTGCTTATTATACTCTATCCTGGAAAGTGAATCATTACAAAGTCTTACTAATGCCTTtattttaaccaaaccacacaCTTCATTAGGTGCACCATTTAAACGCTTTTAATGAAGATGATAGAAGATGGATAGATAATATACAGCTCCAGCAGTCTTTTCTACCGTCCATAATACTCTTTTATATACTACGACGTACTGCCTGCAACACTCCATTCAACCACCCTGTACTGTAACACTCATTTATACAGCTCGTAATGCTCCATTCTGCCCTTCTTAAGTTAACAACTTCCTACCGCTTTGTAAGGCTCCCTTCCACTGGCAGCATTAACACCCCTTTTTGCAGCCCTTACGTAACACTTACAACTGTGGTTGTCTACTTCTGAGCGTGACACTGCTCAAGGCCGCATATTTATTCGTCTCTCAAATTGTATCTCTTTCGAGCACATGTAATAGCTGAGTTATTAATTGaacaataaaaatgcttttgtggGTTCCCCCAGATGGACGGAGACGGTGCCACGACCGACGCCTCCCAGCTGGGCATCGCTGGGGAGTACATCCCATCCTCGCACTACGTGCTGCAACAAGATGGTGAGTACTCAATAATGGTACAACTGGGTCATATAACCGTCATATGTGGCATGGCATTCGAGATAAAAAGCAACAGGTTTTAGCTCACTTTGATAAAGAAAAACTAATTGTTAATCTAAAAGCATGATTGCCTCtgttatttttggggaaaaaaaaaaaaaaaaagacaaattcaacaaagaagagtctagttgcctcgattcaacctttctgaggattaccatgacctggatatCTTAAATTCTaaacagacaaagaaaaaaaccattTCTTCGCaagcacatttgtattttttttttttaatattgtaagttaaaaatgacttggacaGTTATGCTATCAAGCTAACAATATGATAATTCATGACAACTGTTGGCTATGTGAAGCCCGAgaggacccccaaaaatatttcaaccttttttcttttctcatagATGACGCTGACGAAGGTTTGAACGACGACGGTGGCGTGAAGGAGAACTACAGGGAGCAGGACATCTATCTCCCCATCGCCAACGTGGCTCGCATCATGAAGAACGCCGTCCCTCAAACTGGAAAGGTTTGTTCCAAAGCCGGGAAACGCTTTCGTCACTGTACATTTATAGAACGTATCTCGACAATCCTTCTACTTGCCGCAGATCGCCAAGGACGCCAAGGAGTGCGTGCAGGAGTGCGTGAGCGAGTTCATCAGCTTCATCACGAGCGAGGCCAGCGAGCGCTGCCACCAGGAGAAGCGCAAGACCATCAACGGCGAGGACATCCTGTTCGCCATGTCCACGCTGGGCTTCGACATGTACGTGGAGCCACTCAAGCTCTACTTGCAGAAGTTCAGAGAGGTGAGATGTAATGAATTTTTTATCAATTGAATAATTCGTAGGGCTGTacttattgaatatttttagaatcggaTATAGAGTAACTGGATAAAAAttgattttggagaaacaagtACACGTGTGAGGTGCAGGCGGCTGT includes:
- the nfyba gene encoding nuclear transcription factor Y, beta a translates to MDGDGATTDASQLGIAGEYIPSSHYVLQQDDDADEGLNDDGGVKENYREQDIYLPIANVARIMKNAVPQTGKIAKDAKECVQECVSEFISFITSEASERCHQEKRKTINGEDILFAMSTLGFDMYVEPLKLYLQKFREAMKGEKGMPGVSVGESLGEELTDDGFANPLPAGIITADGQQQNVMVYTTSYQQIPTVQQIQFS